In a genomic window of Gemmatimonadota bacterium:
- a CDS encoding cell division protein ZapA: MASALSQGRVVGRGGPEPGPGSHPRRSGAAPGPNQRSRVGKPPAPGPDWGSPRAARAVEDPAPVRRRSGHGRHPVSGPKPVEVVIAGQKLTVSSDHPAEYTRGVAAYLDSAVQRIRTAAPTIDGHRATILAALAVTDELFQARPHDAATTHRIDAVADQLARLLPPAVRGPRAQD; this comes from the coding sequence GTGGCGTCGGCGCTGTCTCAAGGCCGAGTCGTTGGTCGAGGAGGCCCGGAACCGGGTCCCGGAAGTCACCCGCGGCGATCTGGTGCTGCTCCGGGGCCGAATCAGCGAAGTCGAGTCGGAAAACCACCGGCTCCGGGACCGGATTGGGGCAGCCCGCGAGCAGCTCGAGCAGTTGAAGACCCGGCTCCGGTTCGTCGGCGATCAGGTCACGGGAGACATCCGGTGAGCGGGCCGAAGCCGGTCGAAGTGGTCATTGCCGGCCAGAAGCTGACGGTGAGTTCCGATCACCCCGCCGAGTATACCCGCGGCGTCGCGGCGTATCTCGACTCGGCGGTCCAGCGGATTCGGACGGCGGCCCCGACCATCGATGGTCATCGCGCCACGATTCTCGCGGCGCTTGCGGTTACGGATGAACTGTTTCAAGCCCGCCCGCACGATGCGGCAACCACCCACCGTATTGACGCGGTGGCGGATCAGCTGGCGCGGTTACTTCCCCCGGCAGTACGGGGTCCCCGAGCCCAAGACTAG